One Echinicola strongylocentroti DNA window includes the following coding sequences:
- a CDS encoding TolC family protein, whose protein sequence is MKKQLWIGLIAVFFVGNSLMAQEPVTDGGVLTLQEAIQLGLKHNTEIKKAQLDEEAADHQRKEITGTGLPQVDAYGDYNNFLDVYPQAIPGGVLDPNTDPSDINVIAFGVPQSIKAGMQVSQLIFSQSYLVGLKAAKTSEEFYRLLTQMTEEDIIYDVALNYYSVISTELQMDNLQANHDQLKRLEDIIHSQYENDLARKVDYNRVKVNLTTLETEMDNLEIAIEQRKNYLKLVMGIPVNTAIELAHYDFNNRSLPLQALQMDPDLSQRYDLKVLEKQQELNDLNVDNIKSGYYPTLSAFADVNYNAFSSEFDFLSTGHVWYRGALVGLKLSVPIFDGFQKKHRVAQARVEGQKIKYDQYMAEQNAEAEYLNAVKKLNNSIKSLKAQESNLELSEDVFKQTGQLYREGLSPLTDLLDAETSLRQARSSYYRQIINVKTAEADLYKSTGKIEKIIK, encoded by the coding sequence ATGAAAAAACAACTTTGGATCGGACTTATTGCGGTTTTTTTCGTGGGGAACAGCCTCATGGCCCAAGAGCCGGTAACGGATGGGGGAGTACTTACACTTCAAGAAGCCATCCAGTTAGGGCTAAAGCACAACACGGAAATCAAAAAAGCGCAGTTGGATGAGGAAGCTGCAGATCATCAGCGAAAGGAAATCACGGGTACAGGTCTTCCCCAAGTGGATGCTTATGGTGATTACAATAATTTTCTGGATGTATATCCACAAGCGATCCCCGGCGGGGTCTTGGATCCCAATACGGATCCCAGCGATATCAACGTAATAGCCTTCGGTGTGCCTCAAAGTATCAAAGCAGGTATGCAAGTGAGCCAGCTGATTTTCAGCCAATCGTATTTGGTAGGATTGAAGGCGGCCAAGACTTCAGAGGAATTTTATCGCCTCTTGACGCAAATGACCGAAGAGGACATCATTTACGATGTGGCACTAAATTACTATTCGGTGATTTCTACAGAATTGCAGATGGATAACCTGCAGGCCAACCACGATCAACTAAAGCGCTTAGAGGATATCATCCACTCACAGTATGAGAATGACTTGGCCAGAAAAGTGGACTATAACCGTGTGAAAGTAAACTTGACGACGTTGGAAACCGAAATGGACAATCTTGAGATTGCCATCGAGCAGCGGAAGAATTACTTGAAATTGGTGATGGGGATTCCTGTAAATACAGCAATCGAACTGGCGCATTATGATTTTAATAACAGGTCCTTGCCATTGCAGGCACTTCAGATGGATCCTGACCTGAGTCAGCGATACGACCTGAAGGTATTGGAAAAGCAACAGGAGCTGAATGACCTGAATGTCGATAATATCAAATCAGGCTATTATCCGACACTTTCTGCCTTTGCAGATGTGAATTATAATGCCTTTTCCAGTGAGTTTGACTTTCTGTCCACTGGCCATGTTTGGTACAGGGGAGCATTGGTAGGCTTGAAGCTGTCTGTGCCGATTTTCGATGGCTTTCAGAAGAAGCACAGAGTCGCCCAGGCACGAGTAGAAGGTCAAAAAATCAAATACGATCAGTATATGGCCGAGCAGAATGCAGAAGCTGAATACCTGAATGCTGTAAAGAAACTGAACAACAGTATTAAGAGCCTTAAGGCGCAAGAGTCTAATCTGGAGCTATCAGAAGATGTCTTCAAGCAGACCGGACAGCTGTATCGAGAGGGGCTTTCGCCATTGACAGACTTGTTGGATGCGGAGACATCACTTCGTCAGGCCAGGTCAAGCTATTACCGACAGATCATCAATGTCAAGACAGCCGAAGCCGACTTGTATAAGTCTACTGGCAAAATCGAAAAAATCATCAAATAA
- a CDS encoding amidohydrolase, translating to MKKEDINTLIKLRKELHQHPDLSNDEAATAHRIKDFFEPLKPDKVIDKIGGNGLAFIYEGNAKGPTTMIRCELDGLPIPEETTAKHKSTEEGKSHSCGHDGHMTIVAGVGMNLAENPISKGRVILLYQPAEETGEGAEKVIKDKQFPKIKPDIAFALHNLPGQPKNEIILKKGSFAAASKGMVIKLKGKTSHAAHPEDGNSPATAMAKIIVGLQALPESMNGFSLITIINAVLGEVAFGTSPGEATIRATLRTYDDDTMDRLTNYAEELSTVLAKAQHLGIDISYTESFASTINDEAAWEQVNEAAKKLKLKTKHIRNPFRWSEDFGHFSIDTPTMFFGLGSGKTQPQLHNSNFDFPDTIIPTGVGIFSQIINQINR from the coding sequence ATGAAAAAAGAAGATATCAATACCCTGATCAAGCTACGAAAGGAGCTTCACCAGCATCCTGACCTCTCCAATGATGAAGCCGCTACGGCCCATCGAATCAAGGATTTTTTTGAGCCATTAAAGCCCGATAAAGTCATCGATAAAATCGGGGGCAATGGACTGGCTTTTATCTACGAAGGGAATGCTAAAGGCCCTACCACCATGATCCGGTGCGAGCTGGACGGTCTTCCCATTCCGGAAGAAACCACCGCCAAACATAAAAGTACAGAGGAAGGAAAATCCCATTCCTGTGGTCATGATGGGCATATGACCATTGTGGCCGGCGTGGGAATGAACCTTGCCGAAAATCCCATTTCCAAAGGCCGCGTAATACTACTTTATCAGCCTGCCGAAGAGACCGGTGAAGGTGCCGAAAAGGTGATCAAGGACAAGCAATTTCCCAAGATCAAACCAGACATTGCATTTGCACTCCACAACCTACCTGGACAACCAAAAAACGAAATCATCCTAAAAAAAGGCTCTTTTGCTGCAGCCTCTAAAGGCATGGTCATCAAGCTAAAAGGAAAGACCTCGCACGCCGCCCATCCAGAAGACGGCAACAGCCCCGCCACGGCTATGGCAAAGATCATCGTAGGGCTCCAGGCGCTTCCTGAAAGCATGAACGGGTTCAGCCTAATCACCATCATTAATGCCGTCCTGGGTGAAGTGGCATTCGGAACAAGCCCTGGAGAAGCCACCATCAGGGCCACCCTGAGAACGTATGATGACGATACCATGGATAGACTCACCAACTACGCTGAGGAACTGTCTACAGTCCTCGCCAAAGCCCAGCACTTGGGAATTGACATTTCCTACACAGAGAGCTTTGCCAGTACGATCAATGACGAGGCTGCATGGGAACAGGTCAATGAGGCCGCCAAAAAACTGAAGCTGAAAACAAAACATATCCGAAACCCATTCAGGTGGTCAGAAGACTTTGGGCATTTCTCGATCGACACGCCCACCATGTTCTTTGGTCTGGGAAGTGGCAAGACACAGCCACAGCTGCATAATAGCAACTTTGATTTTCCTGACACCATTATCCCCACAGGGGTCGGTATTTTCAGTCAAATCATCAATCAGATAAATCGCTAA
- the alr gene encoding alanine racemase, with protein MRHTSRIEISKSAYRRNIKFIRSQVGDDTIISAVIKGNAYGHGIENIVSIAENAGIRHFSAFSTDEAQRVHQASQKDSQIMIMGMVDNRDLEWIIKNGISFFVFEFDRLMTAIKVAKKLKTPAKIHVEVETGFHRTGFEWNEKEFLADIIYEHGIHLDLSGLCTHYAGAESIANYLRVQNQIKQYRNFKSWFDSHGIKFGTYHTACSAASLSYPETIMDMVRIGILQYGFWPSQETYMSKFKQLAANRKNPLKRLISWKSSIMSIKEVGMGDFVGYGTTFMAHRKMKIALVPVGYCHGFSRMLSNLGKVLIQGKMVSVVGTVTMNAISVDITDLKDVKKGDEVVIIGKQKNNEITVASFSETTQQVNYELLTRLPTDIPRKIVY; from the coding sequence ATGAGGCACACTTCACGTATAGAGATCAGCAAGTCCGCATACCGCAGAAACATCAAATTCATCCGGAGCCAAGTGGGGGATGACACGATCATTTCAGCAGTGATTAAAGGCAATGCTTATGGCCACGGCATAGAGAACATTGTTTCCATTGCCGAAAATGCAGGCATTCGCCACTTCAGCGCATTCAGCACAGATGAAGCCCAGCGTGTACATCAGGCGAGCCAAAAAGACAGCCAGATCATGATCATGGGCATGGTGGACAATCGGGACCTGGAATGGATCATCAAAAACGGCATTAGTTTTTTTGTCTTCGAGTTTGATCGTCTGATGACTGCCATCAAAGTGGCAAAAAAACTAAAAACCCCGGCCAAAATACACGTGGAGGTAGAAACGGGATTTCATCGTACGGGATTTGAATGGAATGAAAAGGAATTCCTTGCAGACATTATTTACGAACACGGGATTCATTTAGACCTCTCTGGGCTATGTACCCACTATGCTGGGGCCGAAAGCATCGCTAACTACCTTCGTGTCCAAAATCAAATCAAGCAATACCGAAACTTCAAAAGTTGGTTTGATAGCCATGGGATCAAATTTGGCACCTATCACACGGCATGCTCTGCGGCATCCCTCAGCTATCCGGAAACCATCATGGACATGGTCAGGATAGGGATTTTGCAGTACGGATTCTGGCCGAGCCAAGAAACCTACATGAGCAAGTTCAAACAGCTCGCCGCCAACAGAAAAAACCCACTTAAAAGACTCATCAGTTGGAAAAGCTCCATTATGAGCATCAAGGAAGTGGGAATGGGCGATTTTGTAGGTTATGGCACCACCTTTATGGCGCATCGCAAAATGAAAATTGCCTTGGTCCCTGTGGGTTATTGCCATGGATTCAGCCGGATGCTAAGCAATTTGGGCAAAGTGCTCATCCAAGGCAAAATGGTATCAGTAGTCGGTACCGTGACGATGAATGCCATCTCTGTAGACATCACCGATCTCAAAGACGTCAAAAAAGGCGATGAAGTCGTCATTATCGGAAAGCAAAAGAACAATGAGATCACGGTAGCTTCTTTCAGTGAAACCACTCAGCAAGTCAATTATGAACTTCTGACACGCCTCCCCACTGACATCCCCCGAAAGATTGTCTATTAA
- a CDS encoding META domain-containing protein, translating into MKLFKTLICAGLLSLTLFSCGGSDDIGQFNWRVRSINGAPATQEQLADLSLKFGKEQKVNGQAPCDEFRGKAVYNSEKIKFSTLYTDSQNCDEKTIQTAYLSSLEMSRTYTTTANRMVFYDDEGNITVEFEQVN; encoded by the coding sequence ATGAAGTTATTCAAAACGCTAATCTGCGCTGGTTTACTTTCATTAACCTTGTTTTCATGTGGTGGTTCCGATGATATTGGCCAGTTCAATTGGAGAGTCCGGTCCATCAATGGTGCCCCAGCCACACAGGAGCAACTAGCTGACCTTTCATTAAAATTCGGCAAAGAACAGAAAGTAAACGGTCAGGCTCCATGCGACGAATTTCGAGGAAAGGCTGTATACAACAGTGAAAAAATCAAATTTTCCACACTCTATACGGATTCCCAAAATTGCGATGAAAAAACTATCCAAACGGCATATTTAAGTTCCTTGGAAATGAGTAGAACCTATACCACAACTGCCAATAGAATGGTATTCTATGACGATGAGGGAAATATCACCGTGGAATTTGAGCAGGTAAATTAA
- a CDS encoding efflux RND transporter periplasmic adaptor subunit yields MKKLITPLIIVAIAAAIGFTLFKNKQEMEVKAEEAMKTSESIPVRTETIKKTAHKISFTANGTFEPSQELTLKSEANGKVLKIYKEKGDYVRMGDVIAKLDDELIQSELAISEVKLSQNQKDLGRYENLAGTEAITEKQLEEIRNATKMAESQVKMNKKRLANTVITAPISGFINEDYIEIGTLMNPGMNVVDIVNVKPLKLAVKVSELEIARVSVGDTVDVKVGVLPEKDFTGVVSFTSNKGDASLRYEVEIALKAETDQIKPGMFAYASFAYPAEEAILIDRKALVNGVKNPEVFVVEDGKAVLKKIKLAQVGENKLVLLDGLQQGEKMVTSGLINLKDGTAVSEL; encoded by the coding sequence ATGAAAAAGTTAATTACACCTTTGATAATAGTAGCCATAGCAGCTGCAATCGGTTTTACGCTTTTTAAGAACAAGCAAGAAATGGAGGTCAAGGCGGAAGAAGCCATGAAGACCAGTGAATCCATTCCCGTAAGGACAGAGACAATCAAAAAGACGGCACATAAGATTTCCTTTACTGCCAATGGAACCTTTGAGCCCAGCCAAGAGCTGACACTTAAGTCCGAAGCGAATGGGAAAGTGTTGAAAATCTACAAGGAAAAAGGGGATTATGTTCGCATGGGCGATGTGATAGCCAAACTGGACGATGAGTTGATCCAGTCCGAACTGGCGATTTCTGAAGTGAAGCTCAGCCAAAACCAGAAAGACCTTGGCCGCTATGAAAACCTGGCGGGTACAGAGGCCATCACCGAGAAGCAATTGGAGGAAATCCGCAATGCTACCAAAATGGCCGAATCCCAAGTGAAGATGAACAAAAAGCGGTTGGCCAATACCGTAATCACCGCTCCCATATCGGGCTTTATCAATGAAGACTATATCGAGATCGGTACGCTGATGAACCCTGGGATGAACGTGGTGGACATCGTGAATGTCAAGCCCCTTAAACTGGCGGTGAAAGTTTCGGAGTTGGAAATCGCCAGAGTCAGTGTGGGAGATACCGTGGATGTGAAAGTAGGTGTGCTGCCAGAGAAGGATTTTACCGGAGTAGTGAGCTTTACCAGTAACAAGGGAGATGCTTCCTTGCGCTATGAAGTGGAGATTGCGCTGAAAGCAGAAACGGACCAGATCAAGCCGGGAATGTTTGCTTATGCTTCTTTTGCCTACCCTGCTGAGGAAGCCATTCTGATCGACAGAAAAGCACTGGTAAATGGTGTGAAAAACCCAGAAGTCTTTGTGGTGGAAGATGGCAAAGCAGTGTTGAAGAAAATAAAGCTGGCTCAAGTAGGAGAAAACAAATTAGTACTACTGGATGGGCTGCAGCAGGGAGAGAAAATGGTGACTTCCGGACTGATCAACCTGAAAGACGGGACGGCTGTCTCAGAACTTTAA
- a CDS encoding GbsR/MarR family transcriptional regulator produces MKLSSEQQEVIERIGVFFERKGHQPILGRIIGLLLVLDEAEATFDEIQEYLSVSKSAVSNALTLLQTQNKVEYTTKPGERKRYFRLKVRNWRKDMQEDMQGIFKINMLLKDVMDMRSQKNMEFNACIEDFQKFIGFMQEEMPKLIEKYDRLHNS; encoded by the coding sequence ATGAAATTATCATCTGAACAACAGGAAGTTATAGAGCGAATCGGCGTCTTTTTCGAGCGAAAGGGGCATCAGCCGATTTTGGGTAGGATCATTGGGTTGTTATTGGTACTTGATGAAGCAGAGGCGACTTTTGACGAAATCCAAGAATATCTCTCTGTGAGTAAAAGTGCCGTCAGCAATGCGCTCACCCTACTCCAAACACAAAACAAGGTGGAATACACCACCAAACCTGGAGAAAGGAAGCGGTATTTTCGACTAAAGGTAAGAAACTGGAGAAAAGACATGCAAGAGGACATGCAGGGCATCTTCAAGATCAATATGCTACTAAAGGATGTGATGGACATGCGGTCTCAAAAGAACATGGAGTTTAATGCATGTATCGAGGATTTTCAGAAGTTTATCGGATTTATGCAGGAGGAAATGCCAAAATTGATCGAAAAGTATGATCGGCTACATAATAGCTGA
- the purU gene encoding formyltetrahydrofolate deformylase, translated as MECAILIIQCKDQKGIVAAVTQFLYFHNGNVQEVDQYIDSETGDFFMRAKWELKSFAIQKDHIQRVFAETVGNKFKMNFTLHFNDPKPRMAIFVSKLSHCLFDIVSRFYSGQFDVEIPLVISNHETLRPVVEAFNIPFYHLPITKENKQEQEQKQLELLNEHKVDFIVLARYMQILSPEFIAAYPHNIINIHHSFLPAFVGAKPYHAAHKRGVKIIGATGHYVTEELDAGPIIEQDIARVKHHNTVEELVQIGQDVEKVVLSKAIKYHLAKKVMVMGNRTVIFN; from the coding sequence ATGGAATGCGCAATTTTAATTATCCAATGTAAGGATCAGAAGGGCATTGTGGCAGCAGTAACCCAGTTTTTGTATTTTCACAATGGTAACGTCCAAGAGGTAGACCAATACATAGACAGTGAGACGGGTGATTTTTTTATGCGTGCAAAGTGGGAATTAAAGAGCTTTGCCATTCAGAAAGACCATATCCAACGGGTATTTGCGGAGACTGTAGGGAATAAGTTTAAGATGAATTTTACTTTGCACTTCAATGATCCCAAGCCACGGATGGCCATTTTTGTGTCTAAGCTCTCACATTGCTTATTTGATATTGTTTCACGGTTTTATTCTGGACAATTTGATGTCGAGATACCATTGGTGATTTCTAATCATGAGACGCTAAGACCTGTAGTGGAGGCGTTTAATATCCCATTTTACCACTTGCCTATAACTAAGGAAAACAAGCAAGAACAAGAGCAAAAGCAGTTAGAATTGCTTAACGAGCACAAGGTGGATTTTATCGTGTTGGCGCGCTACATGCAGATATTAAGCCCGGAATTTATAGCGGCATATCCTCACAATATCATTAATATCCACCATTCATTTTTGCCGGCTTTCGTAGGAGCCAAACCGTACCATGCTGCGCACAAAAGGGGGGTGAAGATCATTGGCGCAACCGGACATTATGTGACTGAAGAGCTGGATGCTGGACCAATTATAGAACAGGATATAGCTCGTGTGAAGCATCATAACACAGTGGAGGAATTGGTCCAAATCGGCCAAGATGTAGAAAAAGTGGTGCTCTCCAAGGCAATCAAATATCATTTGGCCAAAAAAGTCATGGTCATGGGCAACAGGACGGTGATATTCAATTGA
- a CDS encoding DEAD/DEAH box helicase, translated as MKVSPDKSFEIIYSLFSHEYLGILFESFVIQHDEKGRLSFAYQNIAGQNAKEFAASLDTTDYELIELMDSMQHDSIVKKFNTKKLKPKEFLRRVFETNSETTANKEVRRLIELRLEGIRAKILERIIGKRLFEMGNDGNPIWKEINVMEEKASVLFHFRRNEDNTHYFPTIKHDGEKLDWQYKGGYLLCEEPAWLVVNGNLYNFEKGVDGKKLKPFLNKKFIVIPKNVEQSYYEKFITQLVASFDVYAKGFDIKVQRSQPEALLSLSDLPGNDRGQDLFGNSQEATEEDKIVFDLRFQYGDYSFRSEEKKTNNVQLEQNGDNYIFHKVIRDLEKEKSYGDYLKYLGLPVRASRFSIGKSKAFDWLNSNREALEGMGVRILQNQSGKGKKYFIGNASIKVNIKENIDWFDVDAIISFGSFEVPFGQVRKLLVKGKSEFELPNGEIAVIPDSWFVNYSEIFSFLESGEKQAEKMTLKKHHIALAQELQKGNLINLTLSRKLEKLKDFSEMESYELPDNFSGTLRPYQKAGYDWLRFLNEYNFGGCLADDMGLGKTVQTLAMLANEKKRTDGATSLLVMPTSLIYNWEVEARKFTPDLKVLVYTGSHRVKDSSRFSKYDLVLTSYGITRLDVDILKDFFFNYIILDESQAIKNPNSIISKAVNQLVCRHRLILTGTPVENGTMDLWSQMNFVNPGLLGSQSIFKKQFLQPIEKKNDMDKAAKLHAMIKPFILRRLKTQVATDLPEKVVNIKYSNMTAEQEKAYEEVKSYYREKIVKEMSIPGMNRQAFTLLRGLTQLRQIANHPRLTDTSYTGDSGKLEDIVHMLDSTAREGHKVLVFSQFVKHLAIVKEYLDESGIAYSYLDGATKDRQAEVREFQENDTVKIFLISLKAGGVGLNLTKAEYVFLLDPWWNPAVEAQAIDRAHRIGQENKVMIYKFIAHNTVEEKIMALQERKMALADELISTEESFMKSLQKEDIEALLT; from the coding sequence ATGAAAGTTTCTCCAGATAAGTCTTTTGAAATTATATATTCTCTCTTTAGTCATGAGTATTTGGGGATTCTATTTGAATCCTTTGTAATTCAGCATGACGAAAAAGGGCGATTGTCATTTGCCTATCAAAATATTGCAGGGCAAAATGCGAAAGAGTTTGCTGCAAGTTTGGATACTACCGATTATGAGTTGATCGAATTGATGGATAGCATGCAGCATGATTCCATCGTAAAGAAGTTTAACACCAAAAAGCTAAAGCCAAAGGAGTTTCTCAGAAGGGTCTTTGAGACCAATAGCGAGACGACTGCCAATAAAGAGGTGCGAAGATTGATCGAGCTTAGACTGGAGGGGATCAGGGCGAAGATACTGGAGCGGATAATAGGTAAGCGGCTTTTTGAAATGGGAAATGATGGCAATCCCATCTGGAAGGAGATCAATGTGATGGAAGAAAAGGCCTCAGTACTGTTTCATTTTCGCCGAAACGAGGACAATACCCATTATTTTCCCACTATCAAACATGATGGAGAAAAGCTGGACTGGCAGTATAAAGGGGGATATCTCCTCTGCGAGGAGCCTGCCTGGCTGGTGGTGAACGGTAATTTGTATAATTTCGAAAAGGGCGTGGATGGCAAAAAACTAAAGCCTTTTTTGAACAAGAAATTCATCGTCATTCCGAAAAATGTAGAGCAGTCCTATTACGAAAAATTCATCACGCAGTTGGTGGCCTCCTTTGATGTATATGCAAAAGGCTTCGATATCAAAGTCCAACGCAGTCAGCCAGAAGCATTGTTGAGCTTAAGTGACCTGCCCGGCAATGATCGTGGTCAGGACTTGTTCGGGAATAGCCAAGAGGCGACAGAGGAAGATAAGATCGTATTTGACCTGCGTTTTCAGTATGGGGATTATTCATTCCGTTCTGAGGAGAAAAAAACCAATAATGTACAGCTGGAGCAAAATGGGGACAATTATATTTTTCATAAGGTCATTCGAGACCTGGAAAAAGAAAAGTCCTACGGGGACTATTTGAAATACCTGGGGCTTCCTGTACGAGCTTCGAGGTTCTCCATAGGCAAATCAAAAGCGTTTGATTGGTTAAACTCCAATAGAGAAGCGCTGGAAGGCATGGGCGTAAGGATCCTCCAAAACCAAAGCGGAAAGGGGAAGAAATATTTTATTGGCAATGCCTCCATCAAAGTGAATATCAAGGAAAATATTGATTGGTTTGATGTGGATGCCATTATCAGTTTTGGGTCATTTGAAGTACCCTTTGGACAGGTCAGGAAACTGTTGGTCAAGGGGAAGTCTGAGTTTGAGTTGCCCAATGGGGAAATAGCTGTGATTCCTGATAGCTGGTTTGTGAACTATTCTGAGATTTTTTCTTTCTTGGAATCTGGTGAAAAGCAAGCAGAGAAGATGACGCTTAAAAAACACCATATCGCCTTGGCCCAAGAATTACAGAAAGGAAATCTCATCAATTTGACCCTTAGTAGAAAACTGGAAAAGCTGAAGGATTTTTCAGAGATGGAGTCCTATGAGCTTCCTGATAATTTTAGCGGAACCCTTCGTCCTTATCAAAAGGCCGGTTACGATTGGCTTAGGTTCCTTAATGAATATAATTTTGGAGGCTGCTTGGCAGATGATATGGGGCTAGGTAAAACGGTCCAAACATTGGCCATGCTAGCCAATGAAAAGAAAAGGACTGATGGGGCTACCTCTCTATTGGTCATGCCTACCTCCCTGATCTATAACTGGGAAGTGGAGGCGCGCAAGTTTACTCCTGACCTCAAGGTATTGGTCTATACTGGATCCCATCGGGTCAAGGACAGCAGTAGGTTTTCGAAGTATGACTTGGTGTTGACATCCTATGGGATCACTCGGTTGGACGTGGATATCCTAAAGGATTTTTTCTTTAACTATATCATTTTAGATGAATCCCAAGCTATAAAAAATCCCAATAGTATCATTTCCAAGGCAGTCAATCAGTTGGTGTGCAGGCACCGTCTGATCCTGACCGGAACCCCTGTGGAAAATGGCACCATGGATCTTTGGTCCCAGATGAATTTTGTGAACCCGGGCCTACTGGGCTCACAGTCAATTTTTAAGAAGCAATTCCTTCAGCCCATCGAAAAGAAAAATGACATGGACAAGGCGGCCAAGCTACATGCCATGATCAAACCTTTTATTCTCAGAAGGCTCAAGACCCAAGTGGCCACTGATCTCCCAGAAAAGGTCGTCAATATTAAATATTCCAATATGACGGCCGAACAAGAAAAAGCCTATGAGGAGGTGAAGAGCTATTACCGTGAGAAGATCGTGAAGGAGATGAGTATCCCCGGAATGAACCGTCAGGCCTTCACCCTACTGAGAGGCTTGACCCAGTTAAGACAGATAGCAAACCACCCAAGGTTGACGGATACTTCCTACACCGGTGATTCGGGCAAGTTGGAGGATATTGTACATATGCTGGATTCTACAGCACGAGAAGGTCATAAGGTGTTGGTGTTTAGCCAGTTTGTGAAGCATTTGGCCATCGTAAAGGAGTACTTGGACGAAAGCGGTATTGCCTACTCTTACCTTGATGGGGCCACTAAAGACCGTCAAGCTGAGGTGAGGGAATTTCAGGAAAATGATACGGTGAAAATATTCCTTATTTCGCTAAAGGCAGGGGGCGTCGGCCTCAATCTGACCAAGGCAGAATACGTGTTCTTGCTGGACCCTTGGTGGAATCCAGCCGTGGAAGCCCAAGCCATCGATAGGGCGCACCGGATTGGTCAGGAGAATAAGGTCATGATATACAAGTTCATTGCGCATAATACAGTAGAAGAGAAAATCATGGCCCTTCAGGAACGAAAAATGGCTCTGGCCGATGAGCTCATCAGTACTGAGGAGAGTTTTATGAAAAGTCTGCAAAAAGAAGATATCGAGGCACTATTGACATAG